The following are from one region of the Candidatus Methylomirabilota bacterium genome:
- the ilvC gene encoding ketol-acid reductoisomerase, translating to MPAKIYYDQDADLGLLKGRKIAVVGYGSQGHAHALNLRDSGQDVVVGLYKGSKSWAKAEKDGLRVTTVAEAAQMGDIVMILLPDQVHRSTYEESIRSALSKGKMLMVAHGFSLHFNQVVPPPDVDVSMIAPKAPGHVMRDLFTQGPGVPALLAVQQDVSGRAKDLALAYAKGVGCTRAGVLETTVREETETDLFGEQTTLCGGISHLIKAAYETLVEAGYQPEVAYFECMHEMKLIVDLFYQGGLAYMRYSVSDTAEYGDYSRGPRIVNDATKAEMRRILAEIQSGQFAREWVLENQANRASFLAMRRRDAEHPIEEVGKRLRAMMSWIKPPRMG from the coding sequence GCCCACGCGCTGAACCTCCGGGACTCGGGCCAGGACGTCGTGGTCGGGCTCTACAAGGGGTCGAAGAGCTGGGCCAAGGCCGAGAAGGACGGTCTGCGGGTCACCACGGTGGCCGAGGCCGCCCAGATGGGCGACATCGTCATGATCCTGCTCCCCGACCAGGTCCACCGTTCGACCTACGAGGAATCGATCCGGAGCGCGCTGAGCAAGGGCAAGATGCTCATGGTGGCGCACGGCTTCAGCCTGCACTTCAACCAGGTGGTGCCGCCGCCCGACGTGGACGTCTCCATGATCGCCCCCAAGGCGCCCGGGCACGTCATGCGCGACCTCTTCACGCAGGGCCCCGGCGTGCCGGCCCTGCTGGCCGTGCAGCAGGACGTCAGCGGGCGGGCCAAAGATCTGGCCCTGGCCTACGCCAAGGGCGTCGGGTGCACCCGGGCCGGGGTCCTGGAGACCACGGTGCGCGAGGAGACCGAGACCGACCTCTTCGGCGAGCAGACGACCCTGTGCGGCGGCATCTCGCACCTCATCAAGGCGGCCTACGAGACGCTGGTCGAGGCCGGCTACCAGCCCGAGGTCGCGTACTTCGAGTGCATGCACGAGATGAAGCTCATCGTCGACCTGTTCTATCAGGGCGGCCTGGCCTACATGCGCTACTCCGTCTCGGACACCGCGGAGTACGGCGACTACAGCCGGGGCCCCCGCATCGTGAACGACGCGACGAAGGCCGAGATGCGCCGCATCCTGGCCGAGATCCAGTCCGGGCAGTTCGCACGCGAGTGGGTGCTGGAGAACCAGGCCAATCGCGCCTCGTTCCTGGCCATGCGCCGGCGGGACGCCGAGCATCCGATCGAAGAGGTTGGCAAGCGGCTTCGGGCCATGATGTCATGGATCAAGCCCCCGCGAATGGGGTGA
- a CDS encoding phosphatidylserine decarboxylase produces MGKKKRTRRIPIAREGWPFVLGPAAIAAGLWLTGRRRLAAPFAAASVASLGFFRDPEREVSAAANAVLAPADGTVREIVEDSDEWVGPGVRVSIFLSPLDVHVNRAPIGGLVVDTRQQRGRFLAAWKAEASRINERCVIHLQGDNARVTVVQIAGMAARRIVCRVRAGDKVAAGDRIGMIRFGSRTDCLVPQGTDIRVRPGQRVVAGVTVLGFLV; encoded by the coding sequence GTGGGTAAAAAGAAACGCACACGACGGATTCCGATCGCGCGAGAGGGCTGGCCGTTCGTCCTGGGGCCGGCGGCGATCGCGGCCGGGCTCTGGCTCACCGGCCGCCGGCGGCTGGCCGCGCCGTTCGCGGCGGCCTCGGTGGCCTCGCTCGGCTTCTTCCGTGACCCCGAGCGGGAGGTCTCGGCGGCGGCCAACGCAGTGCTGGCCCCGGCCGACGGCACCGTGCGCGAGATCGTCGAGGACAGCGACGAGTGGGTGGGGCCGGGCGTGCGGGTGTCCATCTTCCTCTCGCCGCTGGACGTCCACGTCAATCGGGCGCCCATCGGCGGCCTCGTGGTGGACACGCGCCAGCAGCGGGGGCGCTTCCTGGCCGCCTGGAAGGCCGAGGCCAGCCGGATCAACGAGCGCTGCGTGATCCATCTGCAGGGTGACAACGCCCGGGTGACGGTGGTGCAGATCGCCGGCATGGCGGCCCGGCGCATCGTGTGCCGGGTGCGCGCCGGCGACAAGGTGGCGGCCGGCGATCGCATCGGGATGATCCGCTTCGGCTCGCGCACCGACTGCCTCGTGCCCCAGGGAACCGACATCCGCGTCCGCCCCGGCCAGCGCGTGGTGGCTGGCGTCACCGTCCTGGGGTTCCTGGTGTGA
- the pssA gene encoding CDP-diacylglycerol--serine O-phosphatidyltransferase, protein MIRRPATRGPRRRRWQELREKRRHGIFLLPSLLTTGNLFCGFFSMLLAANQRYPEAALAIFVAMVMDLLDGRVARLMKATSQFGVEFDSLADVVSFCVAPAFLLYAVALRDLGRPAWFGAFLFVICGALRLARFNVQTGSVDRRFFIGLSTPAAAGLVASAVLLVNDRALDAWVKVALAAGTYVVALLMVSTFRYWSFKEIDIARRYPVRSLLIVVLGLMIVATNYEVFLSLLFGGYALSGPVRRLVLGRAAPLTGELGTNEVS, encoded by the coding sequence ATGATCAGGCGCCCGGCAACGCGGGGGCCGCGGCGGCGGCGCTGGCAGGAGCTCCGGGAAAAGCGCCGGCACGGGATCTTCCTGCTCCCCAGCCTGCTCACCACGGGCAATCTCTTCTGCGGCTTCTTCTCGATGCTGCTGGCCGCCAACCAGCGCTACCCGGAGGCGGCGCTGGCCATCTTCGTGGCGATGGTGATGGACCTCCTGGATGGCCGCGTGGCCCGGCTCATGAAGGCCACCAGCCAGTTCGGCGTCGAGTTCGATTCGCTGGCCGACGTGGTCTCCTTCTGCGTGGCCCCGGCGTTCCTGCTCTACGCGGTGGCCCTGCGCGACCTGGGCCGCCCGGCCTGGTTCGGCGCCTTTCTGTTCGTGATCTGTGGCGCGCTCCGGCTGGCCCGCTTCAACGTGCAGACGGGCAGCGTGGATCGGCGCTTCTTCATAGGACTCAGCACGCCGGCCGCCGCGGGCCTGGTCGCCTCCGCCGTGCTGCTGGTGAACGACCGCGCGCTCGACGCGTGGGTCAAGGTGGCGCTGGCCGCCGGCACGTACGTGGTCGCGCTGCTCATGGTCTCCACGTTCCGTTACTGGAGCTTCAAGGAGATCGACATCGCCCGGCGCTACCCCGTGCGGAGCCTGCTCATCGTGGTGCTGGGGCTCATGATCGTGGCCACCAATTACGAGGTGTTCCTGTCCCTGCTCTTCGGCGGCTATGCCCTGTCGGGCCCGGTGCGGCGGCTGGTGCTCGGCCGCGCGGCTCCGCTGACCGGAGAGCTGGGGACCAACGAGGTGTCTTGA